One window from the genome of Candidatus Sulfotelmatobacter sp. encodes:
- a CDS encoding folylpolyglutamate synthase/dihydrofolate synthase family protein, protein MATRTLQSALEQLYGLERRRDKLGLDGTRALLGALGNPERRFRSIHVAGTNGKGSTCALIERALREAGIRTGLFTSPHLVDFRERIRVGGRWADEEVLFRILQRIESLPEGRDRTFFEVATALGFQYFAERDVEWAVIEVGLGGRLDTTNVLAPAICAVTSIGYDHTEILGDTLAKIAVEKAGIVKPGVPVVLARGIPAPAREVIREIARGSGAPVIDAAPDPPERSLVGELEPGNAATAATVLRALSRAGLDVPPLAIERGFAEARWPGRFEACPGESRLWWDGAHNPEGVEALARAWRRRFDSPPAALVLAVSRDKDLDRMLEPLVRLAPGAALFATCSRSERAADPERVAESARRLGFQVRVAASVREACARALELVPRGAETPALLTGSLFAVGEAMEALGGAPGEWQ, encoded by the coding sequence GTGGCGACCCGCACGCTCCAGAGCGCTCTCGAACAGCTCTACGGCCTCGAGCGCCGCCGCGACAAGCTCGGACTGGACGGCACCCGCGCCCTGCTCGGCGCGCTGGGGAATCCGGAGCGACGATTTCGCTCGATTCACGTGGCGGGCACCAACGGCAAGGGGTCGACCTGCGCCCTGATCGAGCGTGCGCTGCGCGAAGCCGGAATCCGGACCGGGCTCTTCACTTCTCCGCATCTGGTGGACTTCCGCGAGCGCATTCGCGTCGGCGGCCGGTGGGCGGATGAGGAGGTCTTGTTCCGCATTCTCCAACGGATCGAGTCGCTTCCCGAAGGGCGCGATCGCACCTTCTTCGAGGTGGCGACCGCGCTCGGCTTCCAGTATTTCGCCGAGCGCGACGTGGAGTGGGCGGTGATCGAAGTCGGGCTGGGCGGGCGGCTCGACACCACCAACGTGCTCGCCCCCGCGATCTGCGCCGTCACCTCGATCGGCTACGACCACACCGAGATCCTGGGCGACACGCTCGCGAAAATCGCCGTGGAGAAGGCGGGCATCGTGAAACCAGGCGTTCCGGTGGTGCTGGCGCGCGGGATTCCCGCTCCCGCGCGCGAGGTGATCCGCGAGATCGCGCGCGGAAGCGGCGCGCCGGTGATCGACGCCGCGCCCGACCCGCCCGAGCGATCGCTCGTCGGCGAGCTCGAGCCCGGCAACGCCGCGACCGCCGCAACGGTGCTCCGCGCGCTGTCGCGAGCGGGCCTCGATGTCCCACCGCTTGCGATCGAACGCGGATTCGCGGAAGCGCGCTGGCCCGGCCGCTTCGAGGCCTGCCCCGGCGAGTCGCGCCTGTGGTGGGATGGTGCGCACAACCCGGAGGGCGTCGAGGCGCTCGCGCGCGCCTGGCGCCGGCGCTTCGATTCACCGCCCGCGGCGCTGGTGCTCGCGGTCTCGCGCGACAAGGATCTCGATCGCATGCTCGAGCCGCTGGTCCGCCTCGCGCCCGGCGCCGCCCTGTTCGCGACCTGCTCGCGCAGCGAGCGCGCCGCCGATCCCGAGCGCGTGGCCGAGTCGGCGCGCCGCCTCGGGTTTCAGGTGCGGGTGGCAGCCTCGGTGCGCGAGGCATGCGCCCGCGCGCTCGAACTCGTGCCCCGCGGAGCGGAGACGCCGGCGCTGCTCACCGGCTCGCTGTTCGCGGTGGGGGAGGCGATGGAGGCGCTGGGTGGCGCACCGGGAGAGTGGCAGTGA